The Luteitalea sp. genomic sequence TCGCCTCGAGGGCGGGGTGTCGATTGCCGAGGAAGAGAACCCACACTTCCGCGTCGACGATCGCCGCGTCCGGCTTTGGGGACGCGTCGAGCGCATCCTTGCACATAACATGCGGCTCGGCGGCCAAGCCGCATGGCACGTCGTCGATTTCGACGACCTCGATGAGCGCTTCGTTTCCTATGGCACCGATCTGACGTTCGACACCCGCATCGATCAGACGTTCCCACGGGACGCCGTGTATGCCGCCGCGGGTTGGGAGGGATTGCGCTTCGACGCGTGGCCGACCGTACAGCGTGGCTGGATCGACGCCCGTGGCGACGTGGGGCTGATCCGCCAGTCCGTGCTGTCGGTTCGAGCACGCTACGACATTGCCAGTCGAGCGCTCCCGCCTTACCAGCAGCCGCTGCTCGGCGGCGCCTCGACGCTTCGTGGATTCCGTGCCGGAACGTTTGTCGGTGACAACCTCATGGCAGCCTCGGTCGAGCTCCGATTGCCGACCACGTCACCGCTTGCGACAGGGCGGGCGGGCGTGACGCTCTTCTGGGA encodes the following:
- a CDS encoding BamA/TamA family outer membrane protein — translated: MRQQFMFLPVLNYRDGYGVTYGVRTSFVDAFGTRSRASVPLTWGATKRAALEVDKTLRAGWVRRLEGGVSIAEEENPHFRVDDRRVRLWGRVERILAHNMRLGGQAAWHVVDFDDLDERFVSYGTDLTFDTRIDQTFPRDAVYAAAGWEGLRFDAWPTVQRGWIDARGDVGLIRQSVLSVRARYDIASRALPPYQQPLLGGASTLRGFRAGTFVGDNLMAASVELRLPTTSPLATGRAGVTLFWDAGAAYAHGERLRDAPVHHGAGAGLFLLAPPFRLNVDVAYGFDERVRLHVMTGFAF